A genomic window from Sulfurospirillum multivorans DSM 12446 includes:
- a CDS encoding ArsS family sensor histidine kinase — protein MRWYHSIITRISLIFALSLFGITAIFVSIAQYETDRELQTMFDYSRVALRSSFDRTTKAIDFDKMEEIGFKLVTDEALKQKILERPRPPKPFPMKRMEERFHFLIDSVPYRMHIYTILLARDAPPIVFETPLKKEMMPRLILPLLSLAFVIFLYIGIIRSILPLKTLREKIKHFANGDYDITCKSSKKDEIAALANEFDSAVFKIKSLRDSRQLFLRNIMHELKTPITKGKLAAEMIEDAAYARILQNVFNRQEALLEEFSRIEKLSADELKLEINRYHIEDVVDFALDILDDKRESITCKLVPMELEVDFELFGVALKNLLDNGINYSDDHHVSLRNDLKTITISNHAPALEFTIERYAEPYFLEGKKQKSSRGLGFGLFITWHVIRLHGMRLDYKHEAGMNCFTIYM, from the coding sequence ATGAGGTGGTACCACTCCATCATCACGCGTATTTCGCTCATTTTTGCCCTCTCGTTGTTTGGCATCACAGCGATCTTTGTCTCCATCGCACAGTATGAAACGGATAGAGAACTGCAAACAATGTTTGACTACTCGCGCGTTGCCTTACGCTCTTCGTTTGATCGCACCACGAAAGCTATCGACTTTGACAAGATGGAAGAGATCGGGTTTAAACTCGTTACCGATGAAGCGCTCAAACAAAAAATTCTCGAACGCCCTCGTCCTCCCAAACCGTTTCCGATGAAACGCATGGAAGAGCGGTTTCATTTTCTAATTGATTCGGTGCCGTATCGTATGCACATTTACACCATTTTGTTGGCACGCGACGCACCGCCTATCGTCTTTGAAACGCCTTTAAAAAAAGAGATGATGCCCCGCCTCATTTTGCCACTGTTGAGCCTTGCATTTGTCATTTTTTTATACATTGGCATTATTCGAAGCATTCTGCCGCTTAAAACACTCAGAGAGAAGATCAAACACTTTGCCAACGGGGATTATGACATTACATGTAAAAGCAGTAAAAAAGATGAAATCGCCGCCCTTGCCAATGAATTTGACAGTGCCGTTTTCAAAATCAAATCACTTCGAGACTCCAGACAGCTCTTTTTGCGCAACATCATGCACGAGCTCAAAACGCCCATTACCAAGGGAAAACTCGCCGCTGAAATGATTGAAGATGCCGCATATGCAAGGATCTTGCAAAACGTTTTCAACCGCCAAGAAGCACTTTTGGAAGAGTTCTCGCGCATTGAAAAACTGAGTGCTGATGAGCTAAAATTGGAGATCAATCGTTATCATATTGAAGACGTGGTGGATTTTGCCCTTGACATTTTAGATGACAAACGAGAAAGCATTACATGTAAACTGGTACCGATGGAACTAGAGGTAGACTTTGAGCTGTTTGGCGTGGCGCTGAAAAACCTTTTGGACAATGGCATCAACTACTCCGACGACCACCACGTCAGCCTTCGCAATGATCTTAAAACCATCACCATTTCCAACCACGCCCCCGCGTTGGAGTTCACCATTGAACGCTACGCTGAGCCTTATTTTCTAGAGGGCAAAAAACAAAAAAGCTCACGCGGTCTTGGCTTTGGACTGTTTATCACATGGCACGTGATTCGCCTACACGGGATGCGACTTGACTACAAACACGAAGCAGGCATGAACTGTTTTACGATTTACATGTAA